The DNA sequence GCGCGCTGCATGTCGAGCGAGCGCACGCGGCCCTGCTCATCGTCCTGGCACACGCGCCAGGCGGCGCGCTTCAGCCGTGTGTCGAGCTTTGCCTGCCCTTCGGGCGTGGTCAGATCCAGATCGTGATAGGTGACGCGCTCGACCCGATCGCGGGCCAGCGCCGGGGTAGCGATACAGGCGGCGCCAAGCGCCGCGGCAGTGATCGCGGTGATGATCTTCATGGTTCCGTCTCCTCCTTTGACTTCCCGGTTGCGCCGCGACCCGGCTTGGGACTGCGGGGCAGGGCCGCGGCGCAAGGAGAGAAATACTATCCGGCGAGCAGGCATGCGCGGTGTGATCGACCTCGTCCCGTCTGCGTTCGACGGTGGTGACCGTGGCCGGACGAACCGCGCCGGAGGGACGGCGAACCGCAATTTGCAATCGACGAAGGATGCGGCACATTGCTGACCAATGGCGATACTCCTCACCTTTCTGCTCGGAATCGGCAATTTCGCTCTTCAGGGCGCGGTTCTGGAAAGCCGCCATCGCCTGCTTCGCGAGCTGCCGCCGCTCCTGTTGAAGCTGGGTGGCCGCGCGAGCCTGGTGGCAGAGTTCTGTCTGCTCGCAGGCGCGCTGCTGCTGGTGGCTGACGGGCAGGTGGGATGGGCCTGGGCCTATTTCGGCTACAGCCTCATCAATGGCTTCTCGGCGTGGCTCATCATTTCGCGCAGGATATAACGGGAACTCGGGCACGCCCTGCGCGCTGTGGCGGTGA is a window from the Altererythrobacter sp. B11 genome containing:
- a CDS encoding UrcA family protein, producing MKIITAITAAALGAACIATPALARDRVERVTYHDLDLTTPEGQAKLDTRLKRAAWRVCQDDEQGRVRSLDMQRACYRYTRQDMAVQMAQRVAVADTQFGG